The following are encoded together in the Glycine max cultivar Williams 82 chromosome 8, Glycine_max_v4.0, whole genome shotgun sequence genome:
- the LOC100804082 gene encoding protein FAM135B isoform X2 — translation MFRRLRWFVGLNQKNWSTKRLVNVDHQPGPGTPNKLLPVLDAVHEVAIYIHRFHNLDLFEQGWYKIKVTMRWEDGEGSYPGIPARVVQYEAPEVGSDNLCRVWMIDDTDNSFSTPPFHIKYARQDVFLSIMISFYLSFGECEGQSSAVILKFELMHAPIIETGPELLGSLDAYAASVHEYKIPPKALQGLHSYCPVHFDAFHAVLVETSIHISLLKASYHTSRQKVSSDSRGSEGAYVEDYVGSNKVMLIKALMAAYDILLEDLRRISTGIGKAIDLTEMTSESDATELFASTPPACVKSIDVQSSLQLSDRPQVSAEKAAHHVNNLFEKSPQPFSWDDHLLISFQSLGNQLLCLWNIFLKFHRENKTKILEFLRKSWEIDRRTEWSIWMVYSKVAMPRQNMSNGVEGTSLSHGMHRSSIITRRFTDDPIQTAAMRAELHRRGIAQMRINNRSLQDMYIFGDPLLVPIIIVERLTNVYHSAIVNSNFIPLEGEGRHILENGSRATKKLCGSSPQKNELVLRIVVFVHGFQGNHLDLRLVRNQWLLIDPKIQFLMSQANEDKTSGDFREMGFRLAQEVILFLKKKMDKASRNGNLKDIKLSFVGHSIGNLIIRTALTESVMEPYLRYLHTYVSISGPHLGYMYSSNSLFNSGLWILKKLKGTQCIHQLTFTDDPDLENTFIYNLSKDGYVPYHSARIEPCPAASLDFSKRGKIFLEMLNNCLDQIQAHTNDRVVMRCDINFNTSSYGRNLNTLIGRTAHIDFLESDIFAKFIMWSFPDLFRQ, via the exons ATGTTTCGGAGACTCAGATGGTTTGTGGGTCTAAATCAGAAGAATTGGTCAACCAAAAGGTTGGTCAATGTTGATCATCAACCTGGCCCTGGAACGCCAAATAAGTTGTTGCCTGTGCTTGATGCTGTGCATGAGGTTGCAATTTACATTCATAGGTTCCATAATCTTGACCTTTTTGAACAAGG ATGGTACAAAATCAAGGTTACCATGAGATGGGAGGATGGTGAAGGCTCCTATCCCGGGATTCCGGCGCGGGTTGTTCAGTATGAAG CTCCTGAAGTGGGTTCTGACAATTTATGTAGAGTCTGGATGATTGATGATACAGACAACAGTTTTTCAACACCACCTTTCCATATTAAATATGCAAGACAGGATGTGTTTCTTTCTATCATGATCTCATTCTACCTGTCTTTTGGTGAATGTGAG GGACAATCCTCTGCTGTTATCTTGAAGTTTGAACTCATGCATGCTCCTATAATTGAAACTGG GCCTGAGTTACTAGGTTCACTGGATGCATATGCTGCTTCAGTTCATGAATATAAAATCCCCCCTAAAGCTCTCCAGGGATTACATTCATATTGTCCTGTTCATTTTGATGCTTTCCATGCTGTCCTTGTTGAAACAAGCATTCACATCAGTCTACTAAAAGCTAGTTATCACACATCTCGACAGAAGGTATCCAG TGATTCCAGAGGTTCAGAAGGTGCTTATGTTGAAGATTATGTTGGGTCAAACAAG GTTATGCTCATCAAAGCATTGATGGCTGCATATGATATCCTGCTTGAAGATTTGAGAAGAATAAGCACAGGCATTGGCAAAGCTATTGATTTGACTGAAATGACTTCTGAATCAGATGCTACAGAATTGTTTGCTTCTACTCCTCCAGCATGCGTGAAAAGTATTGATGTTCAATCATCTCTTCAACTGTCTGACAGGCCACAAGTCAGTGCTGAG AAAGCTGCTCATCATGTCAATAATCTTTTCGAGAAGTCGCCTCAACCTTTTTCTTGGGATGACCATCTGTTAATCTCTTTCCAGTCTTTAGGAAATCAGCTCTTATGTCTCTGgaatatatttctaaaattcCACAG ggaaaacaaaacaaaaatactggAATTTCTACGTAAATCCTGGGAGATTGATAGGAGAACTGAATGGTCAATATGGATGGTGTACTCAAAGGTTGCAATGCCTCGTCAAAATATGAGCAATGGAGTTGAGGGGACATCATTGTCCCATGGCATGCATAGAAGTTCAATAATTACAAGGAGGTTTACTGATGAT CCTATTCAAACTGCAGCAATGCGTGCAGAACTTCACAGGCGAGGAATAGCTCAAATGAGG ATCAACAATCGGTCACTTCAAGATATGTATATATTTGGAGATCCTCTGCTGGTTCCTATTATTATTGTAGAACGCTTGACAAACGTGTACCATTCTGCCATTGTGAActcaaacttcattcctttggAGGGTGAAGGGAGGCATATCCTAGAAAATGGATCCAGAGCCACAAAGAAGTTGTGTGGTAGTAGTCCACAGAAAAATGAACTTGTTTTGAGAATAGTTGTTTTTGTTCATGGATTTCAG GGAAATCATTTGGATTTACGGCTTGTTCGGAACCAATGGCTCTTAATAGACCCCAAGATACAGTTTCTAATGTCACAGGCAAATGAAGATAAAACATCTGGAGACTTCAGAGAAATGGGATTTCGGCTTGCCCAGGAAGTGATCTTGTTCCTGAAAAAGAAGATGGATAAAGCTTCAAGAAATGGAAACTTGAAAGATATCAAGCTTAGCTTTGTTGGTCATTCTATTGGGAATCTCATTATCAGGACAGCCTTGACAG AGAGCGTCATGGAGCCATATCTAAGATACTTACATACATATGTCTCCATATCGGGTCCACACTTGGGTTATATGTATAGTTCAAACTCTCTATTCAATTCAGGGTTGTGGATATTGAAGAAGCTCAAGGGCACACAATGCATTCACCAACTTACCTTCACAGATGACCCTGATCTTGAGAATACTTTCATCTACAATCTTTCCAAG GATGGCTATGTTCCATACCATTCTGCGAGAATAGAACCATGTCCAGCAGCTTCTTTGGATTTCTCTAAAAGAGGGAAAATCTTCCTGGAGATGCTGAATAATTGCTTGGACCAAATCCAAGCTCACACTAACGATAGGGTGGTCATGCGCTGCGACATCAACTTCAACACCTCTTCCTATGGCAGGAACTTAAACACACTTATTGGACGAACAGCTCATATTGACTTCTTGGAATCTGACATTTTTGCAAAGTTCATAATGTGGTCTTTCCCAGATCTGTTTAGACAGTAA
- the LOC100804082 gene encoding protein FAM135B isoform X1, translated as MFRRLRWFVGLNQKNWSTKRLVNVDHQPGPGTPNKLLPVLDAVHEVAIYIHRFHNLDLFEQGWYKIKVTMRWEDGEGSYPGIPARVVQYEAPEVGSDNLCRVWMIDDTDNSFSTPPFHIKYARQDVFLSIMISFYLSFGECEGQSSAVILKFELMHAPIIETGPELLGSLDAYAASVHEYKIPPKALQGLHSYCPVHFDAFHAVLVETSIHISLLKASYHTSRQKVSSDSRGSEGAYVEDYVGSNKVMLIKALMAAYDILLEDLRRISTGIGKAIDLTEMTSESDATELFASTPPACVKSIDVQSSLQLSDRPQVSAEKAAHHVNNLFEKSPQPFSWDDHLLISFQSLGNQLLCLWNIFLKFHRENKTKILEFLRKSWEIDRRTEWSIWMVYSKVAMPRQNMSNGVEGTSLSHGMHRSSIITRRFTDDPIQTAAMRAELHRRGIAQMRINNRSLQDMYIFGDPLLVPIIIVERLTNVYHSAIVNSNFIPLEGEGRHILENGSRATKKLCGSSPQKNELVLRIVVFVHGFQGNHLDLRLVRNQWLLIDPKIQFLMSQANEDKTSGDFREMGFRLAQEVILFLKKKMDKASRNGNLKDIKLSFVGHSIGNLIIRTALTESVMEPYLRYLHTYVSISGPHLGYMYSSNSLFNSGLWILKKLKGTQCIHQLTFTDDPDLENTFIYNLSKEKTLANFQNVLLLSSPQDGYVPYHSARIEPCPAASLDFSKRGKIFLEMLNNCLDQIQAHTNDRVVMRCDINFNTSSYGRNLNTLIGRTAHIDFLESDIFAKFIMWSFPDLFRQ; from the exons ATGTTTCGGAGACTCAGATGGTTTGTGGGTCTAAATCAGAAGAATTGGTCAACCAAAAGGTTGGTCAATGTTGATCATCAACCTGGCCCTGGAACGCCAAATAAGTTGTTGCCTGTGCTTGATGCTGTGCATGAGGTTGCAATTTACATTCATAGGTTCCATAATCTTGACCTTTTTGAACAAGG ATGGTACAAAATCAAGGTTACCATGAGATGGGAGGATGGTGAAGGCTCCTATCCCGGGATTCCGGCGCGGGTTGTTCAGTATGAAG CTCCTGAAGTGGGTTCTGACAATTTATGTAGAGTCTGGATGATTGATGATACAGACAACAGTTTTTCAACACCACCTTTCCATATTAAATATGCAAGACAGGATGTGTTTCTTTCTATCATGATCTCATTCTACCTGTCTTTTGGTGAATGTGAG GGACAATCCTCTGCTGTTATCTTGAAGTTTGAACTCATGCATGCTCCTATAATTGAAACTGG GCCTGAGTTACTAGGTTCACTGGATGCATATGCTGCTTCAGTTCATGAATATAAAATCCCCCCTAAAGCTCTCCAGGGATTACATTCATATTGTCCTGTTCATTTTGATGCTTTCCATGCTGTCCTTGTTGAAACAAGCATTCACATCAGTCTACTAAAAGCTAGTTATCACACATCTCGACAGAAGGTATCCAG TGATTCCAGAGGTTCAGAAGGTGCTTATGTTGAAGATTATGTTGGGTCAAACAAG GTTATGCTCATCAAAGCATTGATGGCTGCATATGATATCCTGCTTGAAGATTTGAGAAGAATAAGCACAGGCATTGGCAAAGCTATTGATTTGACTGAAATGACTTCTGAATCAGATGCTACAGAATTGTTTGCTTCTACTCCTCCAGCATGCGTGAAAAGTATTGATGTTCAATCATCTCTTCAACTGTCTGACAGGCCACAAGTCAGTGCTGAG AAAGCTGCTCATCATGTCAATAATCTTTTCGAGAAGTCGCCTCAACCTTTTTCTTGGGATGACCATCTGTTAATCTCTTTCCAGTCTTTAGGAAATCAGCTCTTATGTCTCTGgaatatatttctaaaattcCACAG ggaaaacaaaacaaaaatactggAATTTCTACGTAAATCCTGGGAGATTGATAGGAGAACTGAATGGTCAATATGGATGGTGTACTCAAAGGTTGCAATGCCTCGTCAAAATATGAGCAATGGAGTTGAGGGGACATCATTGTCCCATGGCATGCATAGAAGTTCAATAATTACAAGGAGGTTTACTGATGAT CCTATTCAAACTGCAGCAATGCGTGCAGAACTTCACAGGCGAGGAATAGCTCAAATGAGG ATCAACAATCGGTCACTTCAAGATATGTATATATTTGGAGATCCTCTGCTGGTTCCTATTATTATTGTAGAACGCTTGACAAACGTGTACCATTCTGCCATTGTGAActcaaacttcattcctttggAGGGTGAAGGGAGGCATATCCTAGAAAATGGATCCAGAGCCACAAAGAAGTTGTGTGGTAGTAGTCCACAGAAAAATGAACTTGTTTTGAGAATAGTTGTTTTTGTTCATGGATTTCAG GGAAATCATTTGGATTTACGGCTTGTTCGGAACCAATGGCTCTTAATAGACCCCAAGATACAGTTTCTAATGTCACAGGCAAATGAAGATAAAACATCTGGAGACTTCAGAGAAATGGGATTTCGGCTTGCCCAGGAAGTGATCTTGTTCCTGAAAAAGAAGATGGATAAAGCTTCAAGAAATGGAAACTTGAAAGATATCAAGCTTAGCTTTGTTGGTCATTCTATTGGGAATCTCATTATCAGGACAGCCTTGACAG AGAGCGTCATGGAGCCATATCTAAGATACTTACATACATATGTCTCCATATCGGGTCCACACTTGGGTTATATGTATAGTTCAAACTCTCTATTCAATTCAGGGTTGTGGATATTGAAGAAGCTCAAGGGCACACAATGCATTCACCAACTTACCTTCACAGATGACCCTGATCTTGAGAATACTTTCATCTACAATCTTTCCAAG GAGAAGACACTGGCTAACTTCCAGAATGTGCTTCTTTTGTCCTCACCTCAG GATGGCTATGTTCCATACCATTCTGCGAGAATAGAACCATGTCCAGCAGCTTCTTTGGATTTCTCTAAAAGAGGGAAAATCTTCCTGGAGATGCTGAATAATTGCTTGGACCAAATCCAAGCTCACACTAACGATAGGGTGGTCATGCGCTGCGACATCAACTTCAACACCTCTTCCTATGGCAGGAACTTAAACACACTTATTGGACGAACAGCTCATATTGACTTCTTGGAATCTGACATTTTTGCAAAGTTCATAATGTGGTCTTTCCCAGATCTGTTTAGACAGTAA
- the LOC100804082 gene encoding protein FAM135B isoform X4: MFRRLRWFVGLNQKNWSTKRLVNVDHQPGPGTPNKLLPVLDAVHEVAIYIHRFHNLDLFEQGWYKIKVTMRWEDGEGSYPGIPARVVQYEAPEVGSDNLCRVWMIDDTDNSFSTPPFHIKYARQDVFLSIMISFYLSFGECEGQSSAVILKFELMHAPIIETGPELLGSLDAYAASVHEYKIPPKALQGLHSYCPVHFDAFHAVLVETSIHISLLKASYHTSRQKVSSDSRGSEGAYVEDYVGSNKVMLIKALMAAYDILLEDLRRISTGIGKAIDLTEMTSESDATELFASTPPACVKSIDVQSSLQLSDRPQVSAEKAAHHVNNLFEKSPQPFSWDDHLLISFQSLGNQLLCLWNIFLKFHRENKTKILEFLRKSWEIDRRTEWSIWMVYSKVAMPRQNMSNGVEGTSLSHGMHRSSIITRRFTDDPIQTAAMRAELHRRGIAQMRINNRSLQDMYIFGDPLLVPIIIVERLTNVYHSAIVNSNFIPLEGEGRHILENGSRATKKLCGSSPQKNELVLRIVVFVHGFQGNHLDLRLVRNQWLLIDPKIQFLMSQANEDKTSGDFREMGFRLAQEVILFLKKKMDKASRNGNLKDIKLSFVGHSIGNLIIRTALTGLWILKKLKGTQCIHQLTFTDDPDLENTFIYNLSKDGYVPYHSARIEPCPAASLDFSKRGKIFLEMLNNCLDQIQAHTNDRVVMRCDINFNTSSYGRNLNTLIGRTAHIDFLESDIFAKFIMWSFPDLFRQ, encoded by the exons ATGTTTCGGAGACTCAGATGGTTTGTGGGTCTAAATCAGAAGAATTGGTCAACCAAAAGGTTGGTCAATGTTGATCATCAACCTGGCCCTGGAACGCCAAATAAGTTGTTGCCTGTGCTTGATGCTGTGCATGAGGTTGCAATTTACATTCATAGGTTCCATAATCTTGACCTTTTTGAACAAGG ATGGTACAAAATCAAGGTTACCATGAGATGGGAGGATGGTGAAGGCTCCTATCCCGGGATTCCGGCGCGGGTTGTTCAGTATGAAG CTCCTGAAGTGGGTTCTGACAATTTATGTAGAGTCTGGATGATTGATGATACAGACAACAGTTTTTCAACACCACCTTTCCATATTAAATATGCAAGACAGGATGTGTTTCTTTCTATCATGATCTCATTCTACCTGTCTTTTGGTGAATGTGAG GGACAATCCTCTGCTGTTATCTTGAAGTTTGAACTCATGCATGCTCCTATAATTGAAACTGG GCCTGAGTTACTAGGTTCACTGGATGCATATGCTGCTTCAGTTCATGAATATAAAATCCCCCCTAAAGCTCTCCAGGGATTACATTCATATTGTCCTGTTCATTTTGATGCTTTCCATGCTGTCCTTGTTGAAACAAGCATTCACATCAGTCTACTAAAAGCTAGTTATCACACATCTCGACAGAAGGTATCCAG TGATTCCAGAGGTTCAGAAGGTGCTTATGTTGAAGATTATGTTGGGTCAAACAAG GTTATGCTCATCAAAGCATTGATGGCTGCATATGATATCCTGCTTGAAGATTTGAGAAGAATAAGCACAGGCATTGGCAAAGCTATTGATTTGACTGAAATGACTTCTGAATCAGATGCTACAGAATTGTTTGCTTCTACTCCTCCAGCATGCGTGAAAAGTATTGATGTTCAATCATCTCTTCAACTGTCTGACAGGCCACAAGTCAGTGCTGAG AAAGCTGCTCATCATGTCAATAATCTTTTCGAGAAGTCGCCTCAACCTTTTTCTTGGGATGACCATCTGTTAATCTCTTTCCAGTCTTTAGGAAATCAGCTCTTATGTCTCTGgaatatatttctaaaattcCACAG ggaaaacaaaacaaaaatactggAATTTCTACGTAAATCCTGGGAGATTGATAGGAGAACTGAATGGTCAATATGGATGGTGTACTCAAAGGTTGCAATGCCTCGTCAAAATATGAGCAATGGAGTTGAGGGGACATCATTGTCCCATGGCATGCATAGAAGTTCAATAATTACAAGGAGGTTTACTGATGAT CCTATTCAAACTGCAGCAATGCGTGCAGAACTTCACAGGCGAGGAATAGCTCAAATGAGG ATCAACAATCGGTCACTTCAAGATATGTATATATTTGGAGATCCTCTGCTGGTTCCTATTATTATTGTAGAACGCTTGACAAACGTGTACCATTCTGCCATTGTGAActcaaacttcattcctttggAGGGTGAAGGGAGGCATATCCTAGAAAATGGATCCAGAGCCACAAAGAAGTTGTGTGGTAGTAGTCCACAGAAAAATGAACTTGTTTTGAGAATAGTTGTTTTTGTTCATGGATTTCAG GGAAATCATTTGGATTTACGGCTTGTTCGGAACCAATGGCTCTTAATAGACCCCAAGATACAGTTTCTAATGTCACAGGCAAATGAAGATAAAACATCTGGAGACTTCAGAGAAATGGGATTTCGGCTTGCCCAGGAAGTGATCTTGTTCCTGAAAAAGAAGATGGATAAAGCTTCAAGAAATGGAAACTTGAAAGATATCAAGCTTAGCTTTGTTGGTCATTCTATTGGGAATCTCATTATCAGGACAGCCTTGACAG GGTTGTGGATATTGAAGAAGCTCAAGGGCACACAATGCATTCACCAACTTACCTTCACAGATGACCCTGATCTTGAGAATACTTTCATCTACAATCTTTCCAAG GATGGCTATGTTCCATACCATTCTGCGAGAATAGAACCATGTCCAGCAGCTTCTTTGGATTTCTCTAAAAGAGGGAAAATCTTCCTGGAGATGCTGAATAATTGCTTGGACCAAATCCAAGCTCACACTAACGATAGGGTGGTCATGCGCTGCGACATCAACTTCAACACCTCTTCCTATGGCAGGAACTTAAACACACTTATTGGACGAACAGCTCATATTGACTTCTTGGAATCTGACATTTTTGCAAAGTTCATAATGTGGTCTTTCCCAGATCTGTTTAGACAGTAA
- the LOC100804082 gene encoding protein FAM135B isoform X3 codes for MFRRLRWFVGLNQKNWSTKRLVNVDHQPGPGTPNKLLPVLDAVHEVAIYIHRFHNLDLFEQGWYKIKVTMRWEDGEGSYPGIPARVVQYEAPEVGSDNLCRVWMIDDTDNSFSTPPFHIKYARQDVFLSIMISFYLSFGECEGQSSAVILKFELMHAPIIETGPELLGSLDAYAASVHEYKIPPKALQGLHSYCPVHFDAFHAVLVETSIHISLLKASYHTSRQKVSSDSRGSEGAYVEDYVGSNKVMLIKALMAAYDILLEDLRRISTGIGKAIDLTEMTSESDATELFASTPPACVKSIDVQSSLQLSDRPQVSAEKAAHHVNNLFEKSPQPFSWDDHLLISFQSLGNQLLCLWNIFLKFHRENKTKILEFLRKSWEIDRRTEWSIWMVYSKVAMPRQNMSNGVEGTSLSHGMHRSSIITRRFTDDPIQTAAMRAELHRRGIAQMRINNRSLQDMYIFGDPLLVPIIIVERLTNVYHSAIVNSNFIPLEGEGRHILENGSRATKKLCGSSPQKNELVLRIVVFVHGFQGNHLDLRLVRNQWLLIDPKIQFLMSQANEDKTSGDFREMGFRLAQEVILFLKKKMDKASRNGNLKDIKLSFVGHSIGNLIIRTALTGLWILKKLKGTQCIHQLTFTDDPDLENTFIYNLSKEKTLANFQNVLLLSSPQDGYVPYHSARIEPCPAASLDFSKRGKIFLEMLNNCLDQIQAHTNDRVVMRCDINFNTSSYGRNLNTLIGRTAHIDFLESDIFAKFIMWSFPDLFRQ; via the exons ATGTTTCGGAGACTCAGATGGTTTGTGGGTCTAAATCAGAAGAATTGGTCAACCAAAAGGTTGGTCAATGTTGATCATCAACCTGGCCCTGGAACGCCAAATAAGTTGTTGCCTGTGCTTGATGCTGTGCATGAGGTTGCAATTTACATTCATAGGTTCCATAATCTTGACCTTTTTGAACAAGG ATGGTACAAAATCAAGGTTACCATGAGATGGGAGGATGGTGAAGGCTCCTATCCCGGGATTCCGGCGCGGGTTGTTCAGTATGAAG CTCCTGAAGTGGGTTCTGACAATTTATGTAGAGTCTGGATGATTGATGATACAGACAACAGTTTTTCAACACCACCTTTCCATATTAAATATGCAAGACAGGATGTGTTTCTTTCTATCATGATCTCATTCTACCTGTCTTTTGGTGAATGTGAG GGACAATCCTCTGCTGTTATCTTGAAGTTTGAACTCATGCATGCTCCTATAATTGAAACTGG GCCTGAGTTACTAGGTTCACTGGATGCATATGCTGCTTCAGTTCATGAATATAAAATCCCCCCTAAAGCTCTCCAGGGATTACATTCATATTGTCCTGTTCATTTTGATGCTTTCCATGCTGTCCTTGTTGAAACAAGCATTCACATCAGTCTACTAAAAGCTAGTTATCACACATCTCGACAGAAGGTATCCAG TGATTCCAGAGGTTCAGAAGGTGCTTATGTTGAAGATTATGTTGGGTCAAACAAG GTTATGCTCATCAAAGCATTGATGGCTGCATATGATATCCTGCTTGAAGATTTGAGAAGAATAAGCACAGGCATTGGCAAAGCTATTGATTTGACTGAAATGACTTCTGAATCAGATGCTACAGAATTGTTTGCTTCTACTCCTCCAGCATGCGTGAAAAGTATTGATGTTCAATCATCTCTTCAACTGTCTGACAGGCCACAAGTCAGTGCTGAG AAAGCTGCTCATCATGTCAATAATCTTTTCGAGAAGTCGCCTCAACCTTTTTCTTGGGATGACCATCTGTTAATCTCTTTCCAGTCTTTAGGAAATCAGCTCTTATGTCTCTGgaatatatttctaaaattcCACAG ggaaaacaaaacaaaaatactggAATTTCTACGTAAATCCTGGGAGATTGATAGGAGAACTGAATGGTCAATATGGATGGTGTACTCAAAGGTTGCAATGCCTCGTCAAAATATGAGCAATGGAGTTGAGGGGACATCATTGTCCCATGGCATGCATAGAAGTTCAATAATTACAAGGAGGTTTACTGATGAT CCTATTCAAACTGCAGCAATGCGTGCAGAACTTCACAGGCGAGGAATAGCTCAAATGAGG ATCAACAATCGGTCACTTCAAGATATGTATATATTTGGAGATCCTCTGCTGGTTCCTATTATTATTGTAGAACGCTTGACAAACGTGTACCATTCTGCCATTGTGAActcaaacttcattcctttggAGGGTGAAGGGAGGCATATCCTAGAAAATGGATCCAGAGCCACAAAGAAGTTGTGTGGTAGTAGTCCACAGAAAAATGAACTTGTTTTGAGAATAGTTGTTTTTGTTCATGGATTTCAG GGAAATCATTTGGATTTACGGCTTGTTCGGAACCAATGGCTCTTAATAGACCCCAAGATACAGTTTCTAATGTCACAGGCAAATGAAGATAAAACATCTGGAGACTTCAGAGAAATGGGATTTCGGCTTGCCCAGGAAGTGATCTTGTTCCTGAAAAAGAAGATGGATAAAGCTTCAAGAAATGGAAACTTGAAAGATATCAAGCTTAGCTTTGTTGGTCATTCTATTGGGAATCTCATTATCAGGACAGCCTTGACAG GGTTGTGGATATTGAAGAAGCTCAAGGGCACACAATGCATTCACCAACTTACCTTCACAGATGACCCTGATCTTGAGAATACTTTCATCTACAATCTTTCCAAG GAGAAGACACTGGCTAACTTCCAGAATGTGCTTCTTTTGTCCTCACCTCAG GATGGCTATGTTCCATACCATTCTGCGAGAATAGAACCATGTCCAGCAGCTTCTTTGGATTTCTCTAAAAGAGGGAAAATCTTCCTGGAGATGCTGAATAATTGCTTGGACCAAATCCAAGCTCACACTAACGATAGGGTGGTCATGCGCTGCGACATCAACTTCAACACCTCTTCCTATGGCAGGAACTTAAACACACTTATTGGACGAACAGCTCATATTGACTTCTTGGAATCTGACATTTTTGCAAAGTTCATAATGTGGTCTTTCCCAGATCTGTTTAGACAGTAA